Proteins co-encoded in one Candidatus Atribacteria bacterium genomic window:
- the rpsR gene encoding 30S ribosomal protein S18 — MARYSSFRRPQKKVCLFCKDKIVADYKEIDLLRKFITEQGKMLPRRATGNCARHQRTLAIAIKRAREIGLLPYVAK, encoded by the coding sequence ATGGCGCGATATAGTTCATTTAGAAGACCACAAAAGAAAGTTTGTCTTTTTTGCAAAGATAAAATAGTAGCTGATTACAAAGAAATAGATTTATTGAGAAAATTTATTACTGAACAAGGAAAAATGTTGCCTCGTAGAGCCACTGGAAACTGCGCAAGACACCAACGTACACTGGCTATAGCCATAAAAAGAGCAAGAGAAATAGGGC